From Zetaproteobacteria bacterium, a single genomic window includes:
- the ftsA gene encoding cell division protein FtsA gives MKEQQQLIVGLDIGTHKIACIVAESTPDGKLDVIGIGTHPSRGLRKGVVVNIDATVESIRLAVEEAELMAGVEIKTVYTGIAGSHIHGYNSHGVVATKNGEVSAEDVERVIEAAKAMNIPADQKVLHILPQDYIIDGQEGIKSPVGMSGVRLEAKVHVVTGAVSSAQNIIKCCHRCGLEVADIVLEQLASSEAVLLPDEKEIGVVLIDIGGGTTDIAVFHGGAIQHTSVIPVGGDHLTNDLVVGLRTSPREADILKRKYGACLTRLVPADEMIEVPSVGGHEPRTMPRQVMTQILEPRVDELFEMVKSHLDQSGFRRQLSAGVVLTGGSSLLNGMVELAEEVFDAPVRLGMPRGIGGLVDVVSTPIYSTGAGLVFYGRRYRLGSQQRQKKARTKGPGIWQRMRAWFGDTS, from the coding sequence ATGAAGGAACAGCAGCAGTTGATCGTCGGGCTCGATATCGGCACCCACAAGATCGCCTGTATCGTGGCCGAGAGCACGCCGGACGGAAAGCTCGATGTGATCGGCATCGGCACCCACCCGTCGCGCGGGTTGCGCAAGGGGGTGGTGGTCAACATCGACGCCACGGTGGAGTCGATCCGGCTGGCGGTGGAGGAGGCGGAGCTGATGGCCGGGGTGGAGATCAAGACGGTCTACACCGGCATCGCCGGCAGCCACATCCACGGCTACAACAGCCACGGCGTGGTGGCGACCAAGAACGGCGAGGTCTCCGCCGAGGATGTCGAGCGGGTGATCGAGGCGGCCAAGGCGATGAACATCCCCGCCGATCAGAAGGTGCTGCACATCCTGCCGCAGGACTACATCATCGACGGCCAGGAGGGGATCAAGTCGCCGGTGGGGATGAGCGGCGTGCGGCTGGAGGCGAAGGTGCACGTGGTCACCGGCGCGGTCTCCTCGGCGCAGAACATCATCAAGTGCTGCCACCGCTGCGGCCTCGAGGTGGCCGACATCGTGCTCGAACAGCTCGCCTCCAGCGAAGCGGTACTGCTGCCGGACGAGAAGGAGATCGGCGTGGTGTTGATCGACATCGGCGGCGGCACCACCGACATCGCCGTCTTCCACGGCGGCGCCATCCAGCACACCTCGGTCATCCCCGTCGGCGGGGACCATCTGACCAACGACCTGGTGGTGGGGCTGCGTACCTCGCCGCGCGAGGCCGACATCCTCAAGCGCAAGTACGGCGCCTGCCTCACCCGGCTGGTGCCGGCCGACGAGATGATCGAGGTGCCCAGCGTCGGCGGCCATGAGCCGCGCACCATGCCGCGGCAGGTGATGACCCAGATCCTCGAGCCCCGTGTCGACGAGCTCTTCGAGATGGTCAAGTCCCATCTCGATCAGTCCGGCTTCCGCCGTCAGCTCTCCGCGGGCGTGGTGCTGACCGGCGGCAGCAGTCTGCTCAACGGGATGGTCGAGCTGGCCGAGGAGGTGTTCGATGCGCCGGTGCGGCTGGGGATGCCCAGGGGGATCGGCGGGCTGGTCGACGTGGTCTCCACACCGATCTACTCCACCGGTGCCGGGCTGGTCTTCTACGGCCGCCGGTATCGGCTGGGGTCGCAGCAACGGCAGAAGAAGGCCCGGACCAAGGGGCCGGGCATCTGGCAGCGGATGCGCGCCTGGTTCGGAGACACCTCGTGA
- a CDS encoding D-alanine--D-alanine ligase — MRVGVLMGGSSAEREISLQSGRAVSAALTRLGHTVVEVDLTPEGDWIAAIRQARIERAFLALHGTFGEDGIVQGALELLGIPYTGSGVTASALCMDKRLCKALLRAHDIPLPVDIPLDARGRPVRYPVIVKPVAGGSSVGMRRVTRPEELPDGFDGDGWLAEMPVAGVELAVSVLDGRALPPVEVRPAGGLYDYTAKYESARTRYLCPAEIPPESLRGCMRRAERVCALLGCSGAPRVDMILDGGGAAVVLEVNTIPGMTDHSLLPKSAAAAGIGFDELCRRILAGARLHGG; from the coding sequence ATGAGGGTCGGCGTCCTGATGGGCGGGAGCTCGGCGGAGCGGGAGATTTCGCTCCAGTCGGGTCGAGCAGTCTCTGCCGCGCTTACCCGTCTGGGCCATACGGTGGTGGAGGTCGATCTGACGCCGGAGGGCGACTGGATTGCGGCGATCCGGCAGGCGCGGATCGAGCGCGCCTTCCTCGCGCTGCACGGCACCTTCGGCGAGGACGGCATCGTGCAGGGGGCGCTCGAACTGCTGGGGATCCCCTATACCGGTTCCGGGGTGACCGCCTCGGCGCTCTGCATGGACAAGCGGCTGTGCAAGGCGTTGCTACGCGCCCACGACATCCCGCTGCCGGTCGACATCCCGCTCGATGCGCGGGGGCGGCCGGTGCGCTACCCGGTGATCGTCAAGCCGGTGGCCGGGGGGTCGAGCGTCGGGATGCGGCGGGTGACGCGGCCGGAGGAGCTGCCCGACGGGTTCGACGGTGACGGCTGGCTGGCCGAGATGCCGGTGGCGGGTGTCGAGCTGGCCGTCTCGGTGCTCGACGGGCGGGCATTGCCGCCGGTCGAGGTGCGGCCGGCGGGGGGGCTCTACGACTACACCGCCAAGTACGAGTCGGCGCGCACGCGCTACCTCTGCCCGGCGGAGATCCCGCCCGAGAGCCTGCGTGGCTGCATGCGCCGGGCCGAGCGGGTCTGCGCGCTGCTCGGCTGCAGCGGCGCGCCGCGGGTGGACATGATCCTCGATGGAGGCGGTGCAGCGGTGGTGCTGGAGGTCAACACCATCCCCGGCATGACCGACCACAGCCTGCTGCCCAAGTCGGCGGCCGCCGCCGGCATCGGCTTCGACGAGCTCTGCCGGCGCATCCTTGCGGGGGCGCGGCTGCATGGCGGCTGA
- the murB gene encoding UDP-N-acetylmuramate dehydrogenase, translating into MGWPERLRALGALRQDEPMAAHATLGIGGPARWYFRPDSAEALCRALALLPPDLPRLPLGRGSNLLVVDEGFDGVVLDLDRLDRMEVEGTRVRCGAGVRMSALSARCVEEGLAGVEFMATVPGEIGGAVAMNAGAFGQQLSDCVTEVELAAVDGTRRRVDRSALGFAYRTCRLPAGAVVLSATFRLRPDRPEQIRRRIRDMRARRGASQPLSLPNCGSVFRNPEGDYAARLIEAAGLRGHRIGRAEISSQHANFIVNLGGARSADVLALMELARERVEERFGIRLEPELRVVGGRA; encoded by the coding sequence ATGGGCTGGCCGGAACGGTTGCGAGCGCTGGGTGCGCTGCGGCAGGACGAGCCGATGGCCGCCCATGCCACGCTGGGAATCGGCGGGCCGGCGCGCTGGTATTTCCGCCCCGACTCCGCCGAGGCGCTCTGTCGCGCGCTGGCGCTGCTGCCGCCCGATCTGCCGCGGCTGCCGCTCGGGCGCGGCAGCAACCTGCTGGTGGTCGATGAAGGGTTCGACGGCGTGGTGCTCGATCTCGACCGGCTCGACCGGATGGAGGTCGAGGGAACGCGGGTGCGCTGCGGCGCCGGGGTGCGGATGTCGGCGCTCTCCGCGCGCTGCGTGGAGGAGGGGCTGGCCGGTGTCGAGTTCATGGCCACCGTTCCCGGCGAGATCGGCGGGGCGGTGGCGATGAACGCCGGCGCCTTCGGCCAGCAGCTCTCCGACTGCGTCACCGAGGTGGAGCTGGCCGCCGTCGACGGCACCCGCCGTCGGGTCGACCGCTCGGCACTCGGCTTCGCCTACCGCACCTGCCGGCTGCCGGCGGGCGCGGTGGTGCTCTCCGCCACCTTCCGGCTCCGCCCCGACCGGCCGGAGCAGATCCGGCGGCGCATCCGCGACATGCGCGCCCGGCGCGGCGCCAGCCAACCGCTCTCCCTGCCCAACTGCGGCTCGGTCTTTCGCAACCCCGAGGGGGATTATGCCGCGCGGCTGATCGAGGCGGCCGGATTGCGCGGCCATCGCATCGGTCGGGCGGAGATCTCGTCGCAACACGCCAACTTCATCGTCAACCTGGGCGGGGCGCGCAGCGCCGATGTGCTGGCGCTGATGGAGCTGGCCCGGGAGCGGGTGGAGGAGCGCTTCGGCATCCGACTGGAGCCGGAGCTGCGGGTGGTTGGGGGGCGGGCATGA